The sequence TAGATAGACTATCTAATTACATAGAAaattaaagtgtttttaaaaattagataattcAATTGGGATTAATTATTGCTTatacttatatgtatgtataaatatgcttatataaacatatacatgtaatatTCTAAAGTGAATATCCAATTGTTCTATATCTTTTACTAAGTGATACACTTCAGATGCCACATTtgtcaaatataaaattttcatatatactagaaaatatttctgttctATAATATATTTATTGGTCAAATGCTTTATACTGGTTCAGTATATACAATATTAATAAGCATGGaaaattttattacatattttatatctgGTTGGGTATGTTTCCTCTActccatcatttttcttttccacacCTCATTTTCTACTATAAAATTACTAatctagaagaaattaaaaataagcttatTAAATTCCATTACAAAAATCTTATGTGAATTTGGTTGGAATTTCAATCAATTTATGGATTAATTTGGATGAAATGAACATCTTTACAAGATTATGTTCTAtgtaagtcagacacaacttagcaactgactgAATTGATGCATAAAATTAATCTGCCTattcatttcttcaaatataatGTTTCCTGGTTTTCTTCACATAGGTCTTTGAATGTTTTTTAACTGTATACTGTTAAGTTTAGTGACTGtgaaggaattcttttttttttttactaaaatttctacttatttttcaCTTACTCATCTTACTAAGCTTGCTTTAGATCCCTTTGAGCTTTTTAAAGATGTACAATTAGAGATCTGCAAATAATCTTTGTCAGTTTTCTCAATATCTTTCCGTGAATTCTCTCTATTGTCCTTTAGGCAGGACACctcaaaatgctttaaaatatgttCCAGTATGCCTGTTATTTGTGGGCCTATAAATATGAGTTTGAGttcactctgggagttggtgatggacagggaggcctggtgtgctgcagttcatggggttgagaatagtcagacacaactgagcgactgaattgaactgataaatAGCTCTGCCATAGTGGATGAGCTCTAAAACCCTTAAAACGGAGAAAGTCTGTGGATTTATCTTCAAGGAGTGGAGAGAACTGGGCTGAACCTTAACCTTCTTTACAACCAGTTTTTTAGTAAGAAAGGAACATAATCGCAGGATATAGAAAGGGTGACAAAGGCTTAGAGGAGCCAGTTTGAAaatttctctgagtctgtttcatcTTCTGTATTTGggagataataataattaattcatggaattaagatttaaaattaaaaggataaagaaaCAATAATGACTGGCCCCAGGAAATTGCCTGACATACAATAATTAGTATTATTCTTGCCAAAGGGCTTTgtgcaaagagagagaaaagagtgtGGAGAACAGAATAGGGCATATTGAGAGGACACCACAGAGAGGCAGCTGTTTTTACTGATGCACCTCAGCGTCCTCTTCACAATGAGAACAAATGACAGGTGAATTTAAGGGCCAGGATTACAAACAACAATACCTTCCTTTAACTTCCTTTTCCAGGCTTCAGAGCACTTGTTTAGGATTACTTTgtaaatataaagacaaaaatctGCCTTCACAAATGTTATCAGTTTGCAATATAAAAATCTAACAGGTTTAAAGCAACTGCAGTATGTTTGTTTCCCAAGCTTATATAAAAGGAAGGATGTACTGTGAGCAGTCCTTATATTCTTCTCAGAACTATGTGTAGTCCAGCCAAGGCTCGGTCATCTAGTATATTCAAGATGATTGCTGGCTCTCTGGTTCTACTGAAAGATTCAAGGgcagagaaaaatcagaaatagatttCAACTGTCAGAACTaccaagcaaaaagaaaactcttCTAACATATGGAAGCAGATAAGAGTTGGAAGTCAATGGCCCAGTTTTGTATATTGATTGATAAAATACTTGTTACTCATAGTTTTTAACTGATCAatatgtgtgtgctttttttttcttggtgctgACCTATAAAGAGTATTAAATATTCATGGGAGAAGCAAACCAAACATATGTGACTGAATTTGTCTTCCTGGGCCTTTCACAGGACCCACACACACAAGTCctgctcttcttcctttttctgatcATCTACCTGCTGACTGTGCTGGGAAACCTGCTTATTGTTGTGCTCATTCACATAGATTCCAGGCtccacacacccatgtactttttccttagAAACTTGTCCTTTGCTGATCTCTGTTTCTCTACTACTACAGTTCCCCAGGTGCTAGTCCACTTCCTGGTCAAAAGGAAAACCATTTCCTTTGCTGGATGCTCAACACAGATAGTTGTTCTACTTCTGGTTGGGTGTACTGAGTGTGCTCTGCTGGCAGTGATGTCCTATGACCGGTATGTAGCTGTCTGCAAGCCCCTGCGCTACACCACCATCATGACACATTGGGTATGTGCCCAGCTGGCCATAGGGTCCTGGGCCAGTGGAGCATTCGTGTCTCTGGTGGACACCACATTCACGTTGTGTCTGCCCTACCGAGGCAACAATATCATTAACCATTTTTTTTGTGAACCTCCTGCCCTCCTGAAGCTGGCTTCTGCAGACACCTACAGGACAGAAATGGCCATCTTTGCAATGGGTGTGGCCATCCTCCTAGCTCCTGTATCCCTGATCCTGGTCTCCTACTGGAATATCATCTCCACTGTGATCCAGATGCAATCTGGGGAGGGACGGCTCAAGGCTTTCTCTACCTGTGGCTCCCATCTCACTGTTGTTGTCCTCTTCTATGGCTCAGCAATATTTGCCTACATGAGACCCAACTCCAAGATAATGAATGAAAGAGATAAAGTGATTTCTGTTTTCTACTCAGCAGTcacacccatgctgaaccccATCATTTATAGTCTGAGGAACAAGGATGTCAAAGGGGCTCTCAGGAGGGTGACTGCAAAATAGTTTTTTTGAATGTGGGAATCTCTGATTTTGATGACAGTTTTAGGGATGTGGAGAGAAGtgactttattataaaatttccccattttcattccattcctacatttcttttttcttatcctATTTTCCCACATGTCTTCTCAAATAAGTTCAGCATATTGCCTAATCAAAGCAAGGGACCTTGGTAGACACAGGAAAGTaatatagaaaggaaaagaagggaggaaaatatagaaagaaaggaaggaaggaaatgaaaagttGATGAATAAACAGTCACTACTCTGCAAGCCCATACAAGCTAATAAGGAAATCAAAACAAGTAGACAACTggacatcaaaaaaacaaagaagcaaacaaaactaTCACAAATACAAGAATGTATTTCTGGCAAATggattcattttcttcattgaaaATGCATGCACTTGCATGCATtcatcaaatatattttgaatatatcataTATTTCAGGTATATTTCTGGAAGATCAGGCTATAGatgtaaaaaaaagtaaagtcttgATGGTGTTATATTTCTAGCATAgcttaaaattctcattttaacaatatctgaaattttaaagGGAGAATATTTAATGAacagcaaatggcagaatttttctAAGAGTATGTATATGTTAAGAAAATAATGAGCTATAAAGATGAAAGTAAGACAGAATCTAGACTGAAAAACACTCTTTTTTGTACTGAAGAATTTGCCCATCATGTAATTCTGAAAATGTTGAATATGGAAAATTTATAAGACAGTAATAGATAATGAGGATGAAGTTAAGAAAATGAGAACTGTGGCACTACTTTATGCCTTGGTAAGACATTTATAATGCAGACCATAGTTTTACATATTATGACTTAAAATGATTCCTAGgttgttttttgaaaatattgctCAGTACACGATGGAGTAGGGAAGTTGATCTTAGGATTCTCCATTTGTAATGAGTCCCAAGTGATTCTTAAGCACACTAAAAATTGTACACTGCATTTTAGGTAATGGAATGGCTTTTGTAGAAGCCAATTGTGTAATTATTTGCTTAACATCTGAGTCATCCATTAGGCTGCAAATTCCACGGCAGTAAAAATTGTGACTGCTTTGTTGATCTCTACATTATCATTTATAGTAAAGTATCCAGCCATTGTTATTGCTCAAGAAACATTGTTTtcgaatgaatggataaagctaGAGTTTAAAAGAGAGATATGGGCTAGAGAAATCGATCTTCAAGTTTACTGTATATATTTGCAAGTGAAATTTGACATATCTCAAGATATGTGCCAAAGGTTTTAATCAGAAAACCAAGCTTATGCATTGCAATCTTGAAGGAgttatattaaaatgcaaattcttggtcCTATTATAgaccacggggtggcaaagatgGAGGCAATACAGATGTTTTGTAACAATATCCTAAGGCAAATCTGAAGTGCAATTGTGGATGAGATGTGATGTTCAAGAAAgatagtgggaaagaatccaagACAGAACCTTGCAGTTACCAACATTTCAAGGTGGAAGTATAGCCAATCAAGTCTGAGGCAGCAAGAATCAGAGAAACAGATGGAGGGTCAGATGTGGTGAGAGGAGTGACCGTCCAGGAAAGATTTCTCAAATGACTCAGAGTTTTATGTATTACTGATAAAAGC comes from Cervus elaphus chromosome 1, mCerEla1.1, whole genome shotgun sequence and encodes:
- the LOC122695294 gene encoding olfactory receptor 2D3-like is translated as MGEANQTYVTEFVFLGLSQDPHTQVLLFFLFLIIYLLTVLGNLLIVVLIHIDSRLHTPMYFFLRNLSFADLCFSTTTVPQVLVHFLVKRKTISFAGCSTQIVVLLLVGCTECALLAVMSYDRYVAVCKPLRYTTIMTHWVCAQLAIGSWASGAFVSLVDTTFTLCLPYRGNNIINHFFCEPPALLKLASADTYRTEMAIFAMGVAILLAPVSLILVSYWNIISTVIQMQSGEGRLKAFSTCGSHLTVVVLFYGSAIFAYMRPNSKIMNERDKVISVFYSAVTPMLNPIIYSLRNKDVKGALRRVTAK